A genomic stretch from Caloenas nicobarica isolate bCalNic1 chromosome 3, bCalNic1.hap1, whole genome shotgun sequence includes:
- the TPBG gene encoding trophoblast glycoprotein, whose product MPGRGALCLGLLLRVLLVCGSAQQPDSCRGLCECSEPAKTVKCVNKNLTAVPPDLPSYVRTLFITGNRLARLPAGAFPAQRLPDLSALNLSGNHLQEVEAGALSALPALRQLDLSGNSLVSLSPQAFGEGGSPLEELTLRGALRNHSVLPSLAAMLQSGALRNLSRLELADNGLVVLPTGMFTALPALRQLDLSNNSLVGLHNVSFQGLGQLQSLNLSDNSLSVLRNSTLAQFRALPALRRVSLGRNTWVCDCAIEDLVAWLKESDQVEGKEALTCAYPDKMLGKALLKINGSDLNCFVPTDLPSQLQTSYVFLGIVLALIGAIFLLVLYLNRKGIKKWMHNIRDACRDHMEGYHYRYEINADPRLTNLSSNSDV is encoded by the coding sequence atgccggggcgcggcgcgctctgcctggggctgctgctgcgcGTCCTGCTGGTCTGCGGCTCGGCGCAGCAGCCCGACAGCTGCCGGGGCCTCTGCGAGTGCTCGGAGCCCGCCAAGACGGTGAAGTGCGTGAACAAGAACCTGACGGCGGTGCCGCCCGACCTGCCGTCCTACGTGCGCACCCTCTTCATCACCGGCAACCGCCTGGCCCGCCTGCCGGCCGGCGCCTTCCCCGCCCAGCGCCTGCCCGACCTCAGCGCCCTCAACCTCAGCGGCAACCACCTGCAGGAGGTGGAGGCCGGTGCCCTCTctgccctgcccgccctgcgGCAGCTGGACCTCAGCGGCAACTCCCTGGTCTCCCTCAGCCCGCAGGCCTTCGGGGAGGGCGGCAGCCCGCTGGAGGAGCTGACCCTCCGCGGGGCCCTGCGCAACCACAGCGTCCTCCCCAGCCTGGCCGCCATGCTGCAGTCCGGGGCCCTGCGCAACCTCAGCCGCCTGGAGCTTGCTGACAACGGGCTGGTGGTGCTGCCCACCGGCATGTTCacggccctgcccgccctgcgGCAGCTGGACCTCAGCAACAACTCCCTGGTGGGCCTGCACAACGTCTCCTTCCAGgggctgggccagctgcagAGCCTCAACCTCAGCGACAACTCCCTGAGCGTGCTGAGGAACAGCACCCTGGCCCAGTTCCgcgccctgcctgccctccGGCGCGTCAGCCTGGGCCGCAACACCTGGGTCTGCGACTGCGCCATCGAGGACCTGGTGGCCTGGCTTAAGGAGAGCGACCAGGTGGAGGGCAAAGAAGCCCTGACCTGCGCCTACCCCGACAAGATGCTGGGCAAAGCCCTGCTGAAGATCAATGGCTCGGACCTGAATTGCTTTGTGCCCACAGACCTgccttcccagctgcagacTTCGTACGTCTTCCTGGGAATAGTCTTGGCTCTCATCGGGGCCATTTTCCTCCTGGTTTTGTACTTGAACCGAAAAGGGATCAAAAAGTGGATGCACAACATCAGAGATGCCTGTAGGGATCACATGGAGGGCTACCACTACAGATACGAGATCAATGCAGACCCTAGGTTAACAAACCTCAGCTCCAACTCGGATGTCTGA